The Setaria italica strain Yugu1 chromosome IX, Setaria_italica_v2.0, whole genome shotgun sequence genome has a window encoding:
- the LOC101776191 gene encoding peroxidase 56 → MAVRVLPLPPVLVLPLLLALVASVHGYGGYGDGKLRVGFYKDSCPDAEAIVREIVAKAVHKDPTANAPLLRLHFHDCFVRGCEGSVLINSTKGNTAEKDAKPNHTLDAFDVIDDIKEALEKRCPGTVSCADILAIAARDAVSLATKVVAKGEWSKDGNLYEVETGRRDGSVSSAKEAVKNLPDSFDGIRKLIKRFASKNLSLKDLTVLSGAHAIGKSHCPSIAKRLRNFTENRDSDPTLDRAYADRLRRRCWRPKDKTTELEMVPGSSETFDTAYYGLVTKRRGLFHSDEALLRNDVTKGLVYRYRDSPETTFLRDFGVSMVNMGRVGVLTGSQGEIRKKCAFVN, encoded by the exons ATGGCAGTGCGagtgcttcctcttcctccagtGCTCGTGCTTCCTCTGCTCCTGGCTCTGGTTGCTTCGGTCCATGGCTACGGCGGCTATGGCGACGGCAAGCTCAGGGTTGGGTTCTACAAGGATTCGTGCCCGGACGCCGAGGCGATCGTCCGGGAGATTGTCGCCAAGGCCGTCCACAAGGACCCGACGGCGAACGCGCCGCTGCTGAGGCTccacttccacgactgcttcgtcagg GGCTGCGAGGGGTCGGTGCTCATCAACTCCACCAAGGGGAACACGGCGGAGAAGGACGCCAAGCCCAACCACACGCTGGACGCCTTCGACGTCATCGACGACATcaaggaggcgctggagaagAGGTGCCCCGGcaccgtctcctgcgccgacatcctcgccatcgccgccagGGACGCCGTCTCGCTG GCTACGAAGGTGGTGGCCAAGGGGGAGTGGAGCAAGGACGGCAACCTGTACGAGGTGGAGACCGGCAGGCGGGACGGCAGCGTCTCCAGCGCCAAGGAGGCCGTCAAGAACTTGCCCGACTCATTCGATGGAATCCGGAAGCTTATCAAGAGGTTTGCATCCAAGAACCTCAGCCTCAAGGATCTGACTGTTCTCTCAG GTGCCCACGCGATCGGCAAGTCGCACTGCCCGTCGATCGCCAAGCGGCTGCGCAACTTCACCGAGAACCGGGACAGCGACCCGACCCTGGACAGGGCGTACGCCGACAGGCTCAGGCGGCGGTGCTGGAGGCCCAAGGACAAGACGACGGAGCTGGAGATGGTGCCGGGGAGCTCGGAGACGTTCGACACGGCGTACTACGGCCTCGTGACCAAGCGGAGGGGCCTCTTCCACTCCGACGAGGCCCTGCTGCGGAACGACGTCACCAAGGGGCTCGTGTACCGGTACAGGGACTCGCCGGAGACGACGTTCTTGAGGGACTTTGGGGTGTCCATGGTGAACATGGGCAGGGTGGGCGTGCTCACCGGCAGCCAGGGGGAGATCAGGAAGAAATGTGCCTTCGTTAATTAG